Proteins from one Flavobacterium sp. N2038 genomic window:
- the secDF gene encoding protein translocase subunit SecDF: protein MQNKGLIKFFAILFALVSIYQLSFTFVANNVKSEAKAFAGDNPDKELKYLDSIGKEKVFNLGFTDFTYNEVKNKQLNKGLDLEGGINVILQISIKDVLKGLANNSKNPVFNKSLADATANLEGNKTYLNKFFEAFEANSNGTVKLASPDIFANRGLQGEGGIDFQMSDAQVQKVIKKKVDESVESAYKVLRERIDKFGVTQPNIQKLGETGRILVELPGAKDVDRIKKLLGGKAQLEFWETFKIEEIGNFLVASNEALKKTEIKKTETKTVAKDSLNALLTDAKDSVDTKKGNNPLFDKMIGQGGGPVLGYFAPKDTATVNAYFKRADIRILLGSDQHNAKFVWSKPTTLKDAKGKEVEAVELYALKGNRDNVPAMSGGVVTDAKDTFDQLGKPAVSMQMNSQGAKVWEELTGRAFSQKGYIAIVLDDIVYSAPGVTSGPIAGGRSEITGSFDVAETKDLANVLNAGKLPASADIIQSTVVGPSLGQAAIDAGTISSVLGFLLVCVWMVFYYGKAGWYANLALLLNLLFLFGIMASFGFVLTLPGIAGIVLTLGTAVDANIIIYERAKEELREGKSLSEAVQASYGWHGAMRSIIDANVTHVLTGAILFIFGTGPIKGFALTLLIGIVTSLFTSIFIARIFIDRNIVGKADLTFSTNITKNWFTNFHFDFIKIKKFTYIFSSIVVVVSLVSIFFVNGLDEGVDFVGGRTFQVKFEKPVDATVVSDELSAAFGTPVEAKVLGDDDQLKITTKYKIKEDGVAIDEEVNQKLYKALEKYFPNVTYDKFTNTFDGKKIGVLQSSKVGASISEDIKTNSYWAVLGAMAVIFLYLMISFRKWQYSLGAIAAVAHDVIFVLGIYSLCYKFMPFHMEMDQHFIAAILTVIGYSMNDTVIVFDRVREFIIGNRKGSFEDIVNASINTTLSRTLNTSLMMIIVLLTMFIFGGESIRGFIFAMLIGIVVGTYSSLFIATPVLVDTISSDEKHTIEDKHNKA from the coding sequence ATGCAGAATAAAGGACTTATTAAATTTTTCGCAATTCTATTTGCATTGGTAAGTATTTACCAACTATCCTTCACTTTTGTGGCAAATAATGTCAAAAGTGAGGCTAAAGCTTTTGCAGGAGACAATCCTGATAAAGAGCTAAAATATTTAGATTCTATTGGTAAAGAAAAAGTGTTTAATCTTGGTTTTACAGATTTTACTTACAATGAAGTAAAAAACAAACAACTAAATAAAGGTCTTGACTTAGAAGGAGGAATTAACGTAATTCTTCAAATTTCTATTAAAGATGTTTTAAAAGGATTAGCAAACAATTCTAAGAACCCGGTATTTAATAAATCATTAGCTGATGCAACTGCAAACTTAGAAGGAAATAAAACCTATTTAAATAAGTTTTTTGAAGCTTTTGAGGCTAACTCAAACGGAACAGTAAAATTAGCTTCGCCAGATATCTTTGCAAACAGAGGTTTACAAGGAGAAGGTGGAATTGATTTTCAAATGTCTGATGCACAAGTTCAAAAAGTAATTAAGAAAAAAGTTGATGAGTCTGTTGAAAGTGCTTATAAAGTATTAAGAGAGCGTATTGACAAATTTGGAGTAACACAGCCTAATATTCAAAAATTAGGAGAAACAGGAAGAATCTTAGTAGAGCTTCCAGGTGCTAAAGATGTAGACAGAATTAAAAAATTATTGGGAGGTAAAGCTCAATTAGAGTTTTGGGAAACTTTCAAAATAGAAGAAATTGGTAATTTCTTAGTAGCTTCTAATGAGGCTTTAAAGAAAACTGAAATCAAAAAAACAGAAACTAAAACTGTTGCTAAAGATTCATTGAATGCATTATTAACTGATGCAAAAGATTCTGTTGATACTAAAAAAGGAAACAATCCATTATTTGACAAAATGATTGGTCAGGGTGGTGGACCCGTTTTAGGTTATTTTGCTCCTAAAGATACAGCAACTGTAAATGCATATTTCAAAAGAGCTGATATTAGAATTTTATTGGGATCTGACCAACACAATGCAAAATTTGTTTGGAGTAAACCAACTACTTTAAAAGATGCTAAAGGAAAAGAAGTTGAAGCAGTAGAATTATATGCTTTAAAAGGTAACAGAGACAATGTTCCTGCTATGAGCGGAGGTGTTGTTACTGATGCAAAAGATACTTTTGACCAATTAGGTAAACCAGCTGTTTCTATGCAAATGAACAGCCAGGGAGCTAAAGTTTGGGAAGAGTTAACAGGAAGAGCATTCTCTCAAAAAGGATATATTGCTATTGTTTTGGATGATATCGTTTATTCTGCTCCTGGTGTTACTAGCGGACCAATCGCTGGAGGAAGATCTGAAATTACAGGTTCTTTTGATGTGGCTGAAACAAAAGATTTAGCAAACGTATTAAATGCAGGTAAATTACCGGCTTCTGCAGATATTATTCAATCAACTGTTGTTGGACCATCTTTAGGTCAGGCAGCTATTGACGCAGGTACAATTTCTTCGGTATTAGGTTTCTTATTAGTTTGTGTTTGGATGGTATTCTATTATGGTAAAGCGGGTTGGTATGCTAACCTTGCATTATTATTAAACTTACTTTTCTTATTCGGAATTATGGCAAGTTTTGGTTTTGTATTAACATTACCAGGTATTGCAGGTATCGTTTTAACATTAGGTACAGCGGTAGATGCTAACATTATTATCTATGAAAGAGCAAAAGAGGAATTGCGTGAAGGTAAATCTCTTTCAGAAGCAGTACAAGCTTCTTACGGATGGCATGGTGCAATGCGTTCTATCATTGACGCTAACGTTACTCACGTTTTAACTGGAGCTATCTTGTTTATTTTTGGAACAGGTCCTATTAAAGGTTTTGCATTAACATTACTTATTGGTATCGTAACTTCATTGTTTACATCAATCTTTATTGCAAGAATTTTTATTGACAGAAATATTGTTGGAAAAGCTGATTTAACTTTCTCTACTAATATTACTAAAAACTGGTTTACTAACTTCCACTTTGATTTCATTAAAATCAAAAAGTTCACTTATATCTTCTCTTCTATTGTAGTTGTAGTAAGTTTAGTTTCTATTTTCTTCGTTAACGGATTAGATGAAGGTGTTGATTTTGTTGGAGGAAGAACATTCCAGGTTAAATTTGAAAAACCAGTTGATGCAACAGTTGTTTCTGATGAATTATCAGCTGCTTTTGGAACTCCGGTTGAAGCTAAAGTTTTAGGTGATGATGATCAGTTGAAAATCACAACTAAATACAAAATTAAAGAAGACGGTGTTGCAATTGATGAAGAAGTGAATCAAAAATTATACAAAGCTTTAGAGAAGTATTTCCCTAATGTTACTTATGATAAATTCACTAACACATTTGACGGTAAGAAAATTGGAGTTTTACAATCTTCTAAAGTTGGAGCTTCTATCTCTGAAGATATCAAAACTAACTCATACTGGGCAGTTCTTGGTGCGATGGCAGTTATTTTCTTATACTTAATGATCTCTTTCCGTAAATGGCAATATTCATTAGGTGCGATTGCAGCTGTTGCGCATGACGTAATCTTCGTATTAGGAATCTACTCTTTATGTTATAAATTCATGCCATTCCACATGGAAATGGATCAGCACTTTATCGCTGCAATTCTTACGGTTATCGGTTACTCTATGAATGATACTGTAATTGTATTTGACAGGGTGAGAGAGTTTATCATCGGAAACCGTAAAGGAAGTTTTGAAGATATCGTAAATGCTTCTATTAATACTACATTATCAAGAACATTGAATACGTCATTAATGATGATCATTGTATTATTAACAATGTTTATCTTTGGTGGAGAATCAATCAGAGGATTTATCTTTGCAATGTTAATTGGTATCGTTGTAGGTACTTATTCTTCATTATTTATCGCTACACCAGTATTGGTTGATACGATTTCAAGTGATGAAAAACATACAATCGAAGACAAACACAACAAAGCTTAA
- the mdh gene encoding malate dehydrogenase encodes MKVTIVGAGNVGATCADVISYRGIASEVVLLDIKEGFAEGKALDIMQCATNTGFNTKVSGVTNDYSKTAGSDVVVITSGIPRKPGMTREELIGINAGIVKTVAENVLKHSPDTIIVVVSNPMDTMTYLALKATGLPKNRIIGMGGALDSSRFRTYLSLALDKPANDVSAMVIGGHGDTTMIPLTRLASYNGIPVSEFLSEEVLQKVAADTMVGGATLTGLLGTSAWYAPGASVAYLVDSILNDQKKMIACSVFVEGEYGQNDICIGVPCIIGKNGVEEILDIQLNDQEKALFAKSADAVRGMNDALKSILV; translated from the coding sequence ATGAAAGTTACCATTGTAGGAGCAGGAAATGTTGGAGCTACCTGCGCAGACGTTATTTCTTATAGAGGAATTGCAAGCGAAGTAGTGTTGTTGGATATTAAAGAAGGTTTTGCCGAAGGTAAAGCGTTGGATATTATGCAATGTGCAACAAATACAGGTTTTAATACCAAAGTATCTGGTGTAACCAATGATTATTCTAAAACTGCCGGAAGTGATGTAGTAGTTATTACATCAGGAATTCCAAGAAAACCAGGAATGACACGTGAAGAATTAATAGGTATAAATGCAGGAATTGTAAAAACAGTTGCTGAAAATGTATTGAAACATTCTCCGGATACTATAATTGTTGTAGTTTCTAATCCAATGGATACTATGACTTACTTAGCTTTAAAAGCAACAGGATTGCCAAAAAACAGAATTATAGGTATGGGTGGAGCTTTAGATAGTTCTCGTTTCAGAACTTATCTTTCTTTAGCTTTAGATAAACCGGCAAATGATGTTTCGGCTATGGTTATTGGTGGTCATGGAGATACTACTATGATCCCGTTAACTCGTTTGGCATCTTATAACGGAATTCCGGTAAGTGAGTTCCTTTCAGAAGAAGTATTGCAAAAAGTAGCTGCAGACACAATGGTAGGGGGAGCAACTCTTACAGGTTTGCTTGGAACTTCAGCCTGGTATGCTCCAGGAGCTTCTGTAGCTTATTTAGTGGATAGTATTTTGAATGATCAAAAGAAAATGATCGCATGTTCTGTATTTGTAGAAGGAGAATATGGTCAAAATGATATATGTATAGGTGTACCTTGTATAATAGGTAAAAACGGAGTAGAAGAAATTTTGGATATTCAGTTAAACGATCAGGAAAAGGCGTTATTTGCTAAAAGTGCAGATGCAGTTCGAGGAATGAACGATGCTCTAAAATCGATTTTAGTATAA
- the yidD gene encoding membrane protein insertion efficiency factor YidD has translation MKAITPFVLLVRFYQNAISPFTPASCRFEPTCSTYMIQALQIHGLFYGGYLGMKRILSCHPWGRTGYDPVPEKKCSHKH, from the coding sequence ATGAAAGCCATAACTCCATTTGTTTTATTAGTACGCTTTTATCAAAATGCAATTTCACCCTTTACTCCTGCATCATGCAGATTTGAGCCAACATGCTCAACCTATATGATTCAGGCACTGCAAATTCATGGCTTATTTTATGGCGGCTATTTAGGAATGAAACGCATTTTAAGCTGTCATCCCTGGGGAAGAACCGGCTATGATCCTGTGCCTGAAAAGAAATGTTCACACAAACATTAA
- a CDS encoding acyloxyacyl hydrolase, giving the protein MTKKVFFFTVVFLAALQIKAQQKNESFRLGVGYGFGSEFNNKDYTFENHFYKMQLYYVLKQTKYFQYEVLFQPEINFAKHQLLNFYFVKPDEPNFEEKRAEYTKLKDIREYVLNVGFLIRKPLNKTYSLYFLGSIGPMITDTETERMSDGFAFADVLALGLSVKVKKIQFDVRPLIRHVSNAGLTSVNSGYNTKNIEFGISYQL; this is encoded by the coding sequence ATGACAAAAAAAGTATTTTTCTTTACTGTTGTGTTTTTAGCTGCATTACAAATAAAAGCGCAGCAAAAGAATGAAAGTTTCAGACTTGGGGTAGGTTATGGCTTTGGAAGTGAATTTAATAATAAGGACTATACTTTTGAAAATCATTTTTACAAAATGCAACTCTATTATGTTTTGAAGCAAACAAAGTATTTTCAGTATGAAGTTTTATTTCAGCCAGAGATTAATTTTGCTAAACATCAATTATTAAATTTTTATTTTGTTAAACCAGATGAGCCAAATTTTGAAGAGAAAAGAGCGGAGTATACTAAATTGAAAGATATTCGTGAGTATGTCTTAAATGTCGGATTTCTGATTAGAAAGCCTCTTAATAAAACGTATTCTCTTTATTTTCTTGGAAGTATAGGACCAATGATTACAGATACAGAAACAGAACGAATGTCTGATGGTTTTGCTTTTGCTGATGTTTTGGCTCTTGGGCTTTCTGTAAAAGTAAAAAAGATTCAATTTGATGTGCGCCCTTTAATAAGACATGTTTCAAATGCCGGATTGACGAGTGTAAATTCAGGTTATAATACTAAAAATATAGAATTTGGTATTTCATATCAATTATAA
- the gyrB gene encoding DNA topoisomerase (ATP-hydrolyzing) subunit B, translating to MSEEIKKNNYSADSIQALEGMEHVRMRPSMYIGDVGVRGLHHLVYEVVDNSIDEAMGGHCDTIGVAINEDGSVTVEDNGRGIPVDLHKKEGVSALEVVMTKIGAGGKFDKDSYKVSGGLHGVGVSVVNALSVHMKSTVFREGKIYEQEYERGKSLYPVKQIGETDKRGTRQTFYPDNTIFTQTTEFSYDTLSARMRELSFLNKGITITFTDKREVDDKGAFRSEVFHSTEGLKEYIRYLDGNREPIVSHVISMDHEKGEIPVEVALIYNTSYTENIFSYVNNINTHEGGTHLQGFRSGLTRTLKKYADASGMLDKLKFEIAGDDFREGLTAIISVKVAEPQFEGQTKTKLGNREVVSPVSQAVGEMLENYLEENPNDARIIIQKVILAAQARHAAKKAREMVQRKTVMGGGGLPGKLSDCSEQDPARCEVYLVEGDSAGGTAKQGRDRNFQAILPLRGKILNVEKAMHHKVFENEEIRNIFTALGVTVGTAEDSKALNLEKLRYHKVIIMCDADVDGSHISTLILTFFFRFMKELIEEGHVYIAAPPLYMVKKGQKKEYAWNDVQRDQANERMGGSANIQRYKGLGEMNAEQLWETTMDPNFRTLRQVTIDSLAEADRVFSMLMGDEVPPRREFIEKNAVYANIDA from the coding sequence ATGAGCGAAGAAATCAAGAAGAACAATTATTCAGCAGATAGTATTCAGGCATTAGAGGGGATGGAACACGTAAGAATGCGTCCATCGATGTATATTGGTGATGTAGGGGTTCGAGGACTACACCATCTGGTTTACGAGGTTGTTGATAACTCTATTGATGAGGCGATGGGAGGACATTGTGATACCATTGGTGTTGCAATTAACGAAGATGGTTCGGTTACAGTTGAAGATAACGGTCGTGGTATTCCAGTTGATTTACATAAAAAAGAAGGAGTTTCTGCATTAGAAGTTGTAATGACTAAAATTGGTGCCGGAGGTAAATTTGATAAAGATTCTTATAAAGTTTCCGGAGGTCTGCACGGGGTTGGGGTTTCTGTTGTAAATGCACTTTCGGTTCATATGAAATCGACTGTATTTAGAGAAGGTAAAATCTACGAGCAGGAATACGAAAGAGGAAAATCATTGTATCCGGTAAAACAAATTGGAGAAACAGATAAAAGAGGTACACGTCAGACTTTTTATCCTGATAATACAATCTTTACGCAAACTACAGAGTTCTCTTATGATACTTTATCAGCACGTATGCGTGAGCTTTCTTTCTTAAATAAAGGAATCACAATTACTTTTACAGATAAAAGAGAAGTTGATGATAAAGGTGCTTTCAGAAGTGAAGTTTTTCATTCTACAGAAGGATTAAAAGAATATATCCGTTATTTAGATGGTAATCGCGAGCCAATCGTATCGCATGTAATCAGCATGGATCACGAAAAAGGTGAAATTCCGGTTGAGGTTGCCTTAATTTATAATACAAGTTATACAGAGAATATTTTCTCTTACGTAAACAATATTAATACACACGAAGGAGGTACGCATTTACAAGGTTTTAGAAGTGGTTTAACAAGAACCCTTAAAAAATATGCCGATGCATCCGGAATGTTGGATAAACTGAAATTCGAAATTGCGGGAGATGACTTCCGTGAAGGTCTTACAGCTATTATTTCGGTAAAAGTTGCAGAACCTCAGTTTGAAGGTCAGACAAAAACAAAACTTGGAAACAGAGAGGTAGTTTCTCCGGTTTCTCAGGCAGTTGGAGAAATGCTGGAAAATTATTTGGAAGAAAATCCAAATGATGCCCGTATCATTATCCAAAAAGTAATTTTAGCTGCTCAGGCCCGTCACGCTGCAAAAAAAGCACGTGAGATGGTTCAGCGTAAAACCGTTATGGGTGGTGGTGGATTGCCAGGGAAACTTTCAGATTGTTCTGAGCAGGATCCGGCAAGATGTGAGGTTTACTTAGTCGAGGGAGATTCGGCTGGTGGAACAGCAAAACAAGGTCGTGATCGTAACTTTCAGGCAATTTTACCATTACGTGGTAAGATTTTGAATGTTGAAAAAGCAATGCACCATAAAGTATTTGAAAACGAAGAGATTCGTAATATTTTTACTGCTTTAGGAGTTACCGTTGGTACAGCAGAAGACAGTAAAGCACTGAACCTTGAAAAACTAAGATATCATAAGGTAATCATCATGTGTGATGCCGATGTCGATGGTAGTCACATTTCTACCTTAATATTAACGTTCTTCTTCCGTTTCATGAAAGAATTAATCGAAGAAGGTCACGTATACATTGCAGCGCCACCGTTGTACATGGTTAAAAAAGGACAGAAGAAAGAATATGCATGGAATGACGTTCAACGTGATCAGGCGAATGAAAGAATGGGCGGAAGTGCTAATATTCAGCGTTATAAAGGTCTTGGAGAGATGAACGCAGAACAATTGTGGGAAACTACAATGGATCCTAACTTTAGAACTTTACGTCAGGTAACAATCGATAGTTTGGCAGAAGCTGATAGAGTTTTCTCTATGTTAATGGGAGACGAAGTACCACCACGTAGAGAATTTATCGAGAAAAATGCGGTTTACGCAAATATCGATGCCTAA
- the cysS gene encoding cysteine--tRNA ligase, with the protein MPLYTSQHLKIYNSLSGEKENFNPIHEGNVGMYVCGPTVYSNVHLGNVRTFMSFDVIFRYFLHLDYKVRYVRNITDVGHIVDDVDEGEDKIAKKARLEQLEPMEVVQRYTVDFHDILKSFNFLPPSIEPTATGHIIEQIEIIKKIIDTGIGYVANGSVYFDVVKYNETNNYGVLSGRNIEDMLANTRDLDGQSDKKNPQDFALWKKAEPEHIMRWPSPWSDGFPGWHLECTAMSTKYLGNHFDIHGGGMDLKFPHHECEIAQNEACTGQSPVNYWMHANMLTLNGKKMAKSTGNNILPGEILSGNNNILSKAFSASVTRFFMLQAHYKSILDFSDDAIVAAEKGYKRLMEAVEALPAISASTTSSIDIASWKQLSYDAMNDDFNTPILIAQLFEAVRYINLLKEGKETITAEDLKTFTAAINAFVFDVLGLSDEKAADSNNDKLEGVVNMLIGMRNQARADKNFALSDQIRDQLIALGIQLKDGKEGTSFSI; encoded by the coding sequence ATGCCTTTATATACATCTCAACATCTAAAAATATACAATTCACTTTCAGGTGAAAAAGAAAATTTCAACCCTATTCATGAAGGAAATGTTGGAATGTATGTTTGTGGACCTACAGTTTACAGCAATGTACACTTAGGAAATGTGAGAACATTTATGTCTTTCGACGTTATATTCAGGTATTTTTTACATCTGGATTACAAAGTTCGTTACGTGCGTAATATTACCGATGTAGGACATATTGTAGATGACGTTGATGAAGGTGAAGATAAAATTGCAAAAAAAGCACGCTTAGAACAACTTGAACCTATGGAAGTTGTGCAACGCTATACAGTAGATTTTCATGACATTTTAAAGTCATTTAACTTTTTACCGCCAAGCATTGAGCCAACTGCTACAGGACATATTATAGAACAAATCGAAATCATCAAAAAAATTATCGATACAGGAATTGGCTATGTTGCCAACGGATCGGTTTATTTTGATGTTGTAAAATATAACGAAACCAACAATTACGGAGTTTTAAGTGGCCGAAACATAGAAGATATGTTAGCTAACACCCGTGATCTTGATGGTCAGTCAGACAAAAAAAACCCACAGGATTTTGCACTTTGGAAAAAAGCAGAGCCAGAACATATCATGAGATGGCCTTCACCATGGAGTGATGGTTTTCCGGGCTGGCATCTTGAATGTACTGCAATGAGCACAAAGTATTTGGGTAACCACTTTGATATTCATGGTGGCGGAATGGATTTAAAATTCCCACATCACGAATGCGAAATTGCACAAAACGAAGCTTGCACAGGTCAGTCTCCAGTAAATTACTGGATGCACGCCAATATGCTTACCTTAAATGGTAAAAAAATGGCAAAATCTACCGGAAATAACATACTTCCGGGAGAGATTCTAAGCGGAAACAACAATATTTTGAGTAAAGCCTTTTCAGCATCTGTAACACGTTTTTTCATGTTACAGGCACATTACAAAAGCATTTTAGATTTTTCTGATGATGCAATCGTTGCTGCAGAAAAAGGATATAAAAGATTAATGGAAGCTGTTGAAGCTTTACCAGCTATTTCAGCAAGTACAACAAGCTCTATAGATATCGCATCCTGGAAACAATTGTCATACGACGCCATGAACGACGATTTTAATACCCCAATTTTAATCGCACAATTGTTCGAAGCCGTTCGTTATATCAATTTATTAAAAGAAGGAAAAGAAACCATTACAGCCGAAGATTTAAAAACCTTTACAGCTGCAATAAATGCTTTTGTTTTTGACGTTTTAGGTCTAAGCGACGAAAAGGCAGCTGACAGTAATAATGACAAACTAGAAGGAGTTGTTAATATGCTTATTGGAATGAGAAATCAAGCCAGAGCTGATAAAAACTTTGCCCTTTCTGATCAGATTCGAGACCAGTTGATTGCTTTAGGCATTCAACTAAAAGACGGAAAAGAAGGAACAAGTTTCTCTATCTAG
- the lgt gene encoding prolipoprotein diacylglyceryl transferase, giving the protein MTHALNLVWNPSEGINLGFFMIRYYSLMFVIAFGLGWFLMKKIFERENESIDKLDSLFVWTVLATLAGARLGHVFFYDWEYFRNHLLEIILPFRFEPKFEFTGYQGLASHGAAIAIIVAMYYYSKMILKRPLLWILDRVVIPVASGAIFVRLGNFFNSEIIGHDTTSAFGIRFLHDQFSKSEAVNATQIADPKEAYNAIATDPKFADLLAQVPAKHPTQLYEAICYVFVFAVLYFLYWKTNARLKSGYLFGLFLVLLFVVRFIVEFVKESQGGFESELGGYFSTGQWLSIPFIIIGAFFIFRAQRNPLAAS; this is encoded by the coding sequence ATGACACACGCCTTAAACTTGGTCTGGAACCCTTCAGAAGGAATCAATTTAGGATTTTTTATGATTCGTTATTATAGCTTAATGTTCGTAATAGCTTTTGGTTTAGGATGGTTTCTAATGAAAAAGATATTCGAACGCGAAAATGAATCAATTGATAAACTGGATTCTTTATTTGTATGGACCGTTTTGGCTACTTTAGCAGGAGCACGTTTAGGACATGTTTTCTTTTATGATTGGGAATATTTCAGAAATCATTTACTTGAAATCATTTTACCTTTTAGATTTGAACCAAAATTTGAGTTTACAGGGTATCAGGGACTGGCAAGTCATGGAGCTGCAATCGCAATTATAGTAGCCATGTATTACTATAGCAAAATGATCTTAAAACGTCCATTATTATGGATTTTAGATCGTGTTGTTATTCCAGTTGCAAGTGGCGCAATCTTTGTTCGTTTAGGAAATTTTTTCAATTCAGAAATAATCGGTCATGATACAACTTCTGCATTTGGAATTCGTTTTTTACACGATCAGTTCAGCAAGTCTGAAGCTGTAAACGCAACTCAAATTGCAGATCCAAAAGAAGCTTATAATGCCATTGCAACTGATCCGAAATTTGCTGATTTATTAGCTCAGGTTCCGGCAAAACATCCAACACAATTGTATGAAGCAATTTGTTATGTTTTTGTATTTGCTGTTTTATATTTCTTATACTGGAAAACCAATGCAAGACTTAAATCCGGTTATTTATTTGGACTGTTTTTAGTACTGTTATTTGTTGTACGTTTTATAGTTGAATTTGTAAAAGAGAGCCAGGGTGGCTTTGAAAGCGAATTAGGAGGCTATTTCTCAACCGGACAATGGTTAAGCATACCTTTTATTATAATTGGAGCTTTTTTCATCTTCAGAGCGCAAAGAAACCCTTTAGCTGCTTCTTAA